From one Maniola jurtina chromosome 5, ilManJurt1.1, whole genome shotgun sequence genomic stretch:
- the LOC123865772 gene encoding gloverin-like, with amino-acid sequence MQFLYILPAVFLAVAAQEFYAPQVVVVDTYPEWYVQSHPRERRDVTLDRKIGDGRVFGTLGQNDAGLFGKGGYEHQIFNDNRGKLNGQVYGTRVLGAAGDSSHFGGGLNWQNPNAAASLDISRQIHGGTSYQAAAGGKWPVGKNGDFSLQGTYGRQHGLPRQYGGMANFNYRW; translated from the exons ATGCAGTTCCTCTACATTTTACCCGCGGTCTTTCTCGCTGTTGCCGCCCAAGAGTTCTATGCACCACAAGTGGTAGTAGTTGATAC TTACCCAGAGTGGTACGTGCAAAGTCATCCGAGAGAGCGTCGTGATGTTACCCTGGACAGGAAGATCGGAGATGGCCGTGTGTTCGGAACTCTTGGACAAAATGACGCCGGATTATTT GGCAAAGGCGGTTACGAGCACCAAATCTTTAACGACAACCGCGGCAAACTGAACGGTCAAGTGTACGGAACACGTGTACTGGGCGCCGCAGGGGACTCATCGCACTTCGGTGGCGGCCTCAACTGGCAGAACCCTAACGCAGCTGCCTCGCTTGATATCAGCCGGCAGATCCATGGTGGCACTtct TACCAAGCAGCGGCTGGTGGAAAGTGGCCAGTCGGCAAGAACGGTGACTTCTCTCTCCAAGGCACGTACGGACGCCAACACGGCTTACCACGCCAATATGGTGGGATGGCCAACTTCAACTACCGTTGGTGA